From Streptomyces asiaticus, one genomic window encodes:
- a CDS encoding bifunctional 4-hydroxy-2-oxoglutarate aldolase/2-dehydro-3-deoxy-phosphogluconate aldolase, with translation MYRWEITRAALAQRVLAIVRSDSYDHAHATADSLLSAGITSLEISLTTPFALEAVTTLIREVGDDAVIGAGTVLDGASARMAVDAGARFLVSPSLDPEVIRTGHRYGLPVFPGVATPTEAVRAMELGADALKLFPASAYGPRWVSDVRAALPQAAVVPTGGVTLAEAPDWVAAGAVACGMGSALSEGDRDTVGKRAAELLARLADVAPPLDSAQEPY, from the coding sequence GTGTACCGCTGGGAGATCACCCGGGCCGCGCTCGCGCAGCGCGTCCTCGCCATCGTCCGTAGCGACAGCTACGACCACGCCCACGCCACGGCGGACAGCCTGCTCTCCGCCGGTATCACCAGCCTGGAGATCTCGCTGACCACGCCCTTCGCCCTGGAGGCGGTCACCACCCTGATCCGGGAGGTCGGCGATGACGCGGTGATCGGCGCGGGCACGGTGCTCGATGGCGCCTCGGCCCGGATGGCGGTGGACGCGGGCGCCCGCTTCCTCGTCTCGCCGAGCCTGGACCCCGAGGTCATCCGCACCGGCCACCGCTACGGTCTGCCGGTCTTCCCCGGCGTGGCCACGCCCACCGAGGCGGTGCGCGCGATGGAGCTGGGAGCGGACGCCCTGAAGCTCTTCCCCGCCTCCGCCTACGGGCCCAGATGGGTCAGCGATGTACGGGCCGCCCTGCCGCAGGCCGCCGTGGTCCCCACGGGCGGGGTGACCCTGGCGGAGGCCCCGGACTGGGTCGCGGCCGGGGCCGTCGCGTGCGGAATGGGCTCGGCGCTGTCCGAGGGCGACCGGGACACCGTGGGCAAGCGCGCCGCCGAACTGCTGGCCCGCCTCGCGGATGTGGCGCCCCCGCTGGACTCGGCGCAGGAGCCGTACTGA
- a CDS encoding TetR/AcrR family transcriptional regulator, whose protein sequence is MSPAQPARRRSDAVANRAALLDAAERVLLRDGPAVPLEVVAREAGVGIATLYRNFADREELYAAVVHRSYELMAALAQEAEDSAAPPLDAVAGFLHGLLAERHHLALPLLGAPGPLLTDEADPLGSRISRSLAAVLKRGVGDGSIRPDATVADLVVTGAMLGHAQLPPDAWGRAARRIAALVLDGLRARPDTAPLPDGLTGTELDRVMTRGAGEAAPH, encoded by the coding sequence ATGAGTCCCGCCCAGCCAGCGCGCCGCCGCTCGGACGCCGTCGCCAACCGCGCCGCCCTGCTCGACGCGGCCGAGCGGGTTCTGCTCCGCGACGGCCCCGCCGTGCCGCTGGAGGTGGTGGCGCGCGAGGCCGGGGTCGGCATCGCCACGCTGTACCGGAACTTCGCCGACCGCGAGGAGCTGTACGCGGCCGTCGTCCACCGCTCCTACGAACTCATGGCGGCCCTCGCCCAGGAGGCCGAGGACAGCGCGGCACCGCCGCTGGACGCGGTGGCCGGTTTTCTGCACGGGCTGCTCGCCGAGCGGCACCATCTCGCCCTGCCGCTGCTCGGTGCCCCGGGCCCGCTCTTGACGGACGAGGCCGACCCGCTCGGTTCGCGGATCTCCCGGTCGCTGGCCGCGGTCCTGAAGCGGGGTGTCGGCGACGGCTCGATCCGCCCCGACGCCACCGTCGCCGACCTCGTGGTCACCGGCGCGATGCTCGGCCACGCCCAACTCCCGCCCGACGCCTGGGGGCGCGCGGCCCGCCGTATCGCCGCGCTCGTCCTGGACGGTCTGCGCGCCCGCCCCGACACCGCCCCGCTGCCCGACGGGCTCACCGGGACCGAACTGGACCGGGTCATGACCCGTGGCGCGGGCGAAGCGGCGCCCCATTAG
- a CDS encoding ROK family glucokinase, which produces MSIYRERVHRGSARATVLRTVGTRERRSHLSAPRVPTVGIDIGGTKVMAGVVDADGNILEKLRTETPDKSKSPKVVEDTITELVLDLSDRHDVHAVGIGAAGWVDADRNRVLFAPHLSWRNEPLRDRLAERLDVPVLVDNDANAAAWAEWRFGAGRDEDHLVMITLGTGIGGAILEDGQVKRGKYGVAGEFGHMQVVPAGHRCPCGNRGCWEQYSSGNALVREARELAAAESPVAYGINDRVGGNIQEITGPLITELARQGDAMCVELLQDIGQWLGVGIANLAAALDPSCFVIGGGVSAADDLLIDPARNAFRRTLTGRGYRPEARIVKAQLGPEAGMVGAADLARLVARRFRRANRRRVERYERAGSSSPLRLAPRSQAGRE; this is translated from the coding sequence ATGAGCATCTACCGCGAACGAGTGCACCGGGGCTCGGCCCGGGCCACCGTGCTGCGGACCGTCGGCACCCGTGAGCGCCGCTCGCACCTCAGCGCGCCCCGGGTGCCCACGGTCGGCATCGACATCGGCGGCACCAAGGTGATGGCCGGGGTCGTCGACGCCGACGGCAACATCCTCGAGAAGCTGCGCACCGAGACCCCGGACAAGTCCAAGAGCCCCAAGGTCGTCGAGGACACCATCACCGAGCTGGTGCTGGACCTCTCCGACCGGCACGATGTGCACGCCGTGGGCATCGGCGCCGCGGGCTGGGTGGACGCCGACCGCAACCGCGTGCTGTTCGCCCCGCACCTGTCCTGGCGCAACGAACCGCTGCGCGACCGGCTCGCGGAGCGGCTCGACGTCCCGGTCCTGGTCGACAACGACGCCAACGCCGCCGCGTGGGCGGAGTGGCGGTTCGGCGCCGGACGCGACGAGGACCATCTCGTCATGATCACCCTCGGCACCGGGATCGGCGGCGCGATCCTGGAGGACGGCCAGGTCAAGCGCGGCAAGTACGGGGTCGCCGGGGAGTTCGGCCATATGCAGGTCGTCCCGGCCGGTCACCGCTGCCCATGCGGCAACCGCGGCTGCTGGGAGCAGTACAGCTCCGGCAACGCCCTCGTCCGCGAGGCCCGTGAACTGGCCGCCGCCGAATCGCCGGTGGCCTACGGGATCAACGACCGGGTCGGCGGCAACATCCAGGAGATCACCGGGCCGCTGATCACCGAGCTGGCCCGCCAGGGCGACGCCATGTGCGTCGAACTGCTCCAGGACATCGGCCAGTGGCTCGGCGTCGGCATCGCCAATCTCGCCGCCGCCCTCGACCCCTCCTGCTTCGTCATCGGCGGCGGCGTCAGCGCCGCCGACGACCTGCTGATCGACCCGGCCCGCAACGCCTTCCGGCGCACCCTCACCGGCCGCGGCTACCGGCCGGAGGCCCGGATCGTCAAGGCGCAGCTGGGCCCCGAGGCCGGGATGGTCGGCGCCGCCGACCTCGCCCGGCTGGTCGCCCGCCGCTTCCGGCGCGCCAACCGCCGCCGCGTCGAGCGCTACGAGCGGGCCGGGTCCTCCTCCCCGCTGCGGCTGGCGCCGCGCAGTCAGGCAGGCCGCGAATGA
- a CDS encoding transporter substrate-binding domain-containing protein → MRRTVTLSALAAVLAATAAGSALAVGSTANSAPEQAPADRARQQRGTLLDRVPERGVLRVCTTGDYRPFSHRDPKSGAYTGIDIKMAGDLAKSLDAKPKYVPTTWATLVDDLAAGRCDVGMGGVSVTLARARKASFSEPYLTDGKTPIVRCEDKDKYRTLEEIDRSGVRVVVNPGGTNEQFARAHIKQATLTVHPDNTTIFDEIIAGRADVMMTDASETRYQSAIHPELCAVHPDEPFSFSEKAYVLPRGDAQFKEYVDQWVHLATHDGTYKKYEDEWMKR, encoded by the coding sequence GTGAGACGTACCGTCACGCTGTCCGCCCTCGCCGCCGTGCTCGCCGCCACCGCCGCCGGTTCGGCGCTGGCCGTGGGCTCCACGGCGAATTCCGCGCCGGAACAAGCGCCTGCCGACCGCGCCCGGCAGCAGCGCGGCACCCTGCTCGACCGGGTGCCCGAGCGCGGGGTGCTGCGGGTGTGCACCACGGGCGACTACCGGCCCTTCAGCCATCGCGACCCCAAGTCCGGCGCCTACACGGGCATCGACATCAAGATGGCCGGGGACCTCGCCAAGAGCCTGGACGCCAAGCCGAAGTATGTGCCCACCACCTGGGCCACCCTCGTGGACGACCTCGCCGCCGGACGCTGCGACGTGGGCATGGGCGGAGTGTCGGTGACCCTGGCCCGCGCGCGTAAGGCGTCCTTCAGCGAGCCGTACCTCACCGACGGCAAGACGCCCATCGTGCGCTGCGAGGACAAGGACAAGTACCGGACGCTGGAGGAGATCGACCGGTCCGGCGTACGAGTCGTGGTCAACCCGGGTGGCACCAATGAGCAGTTCGCCCGGGCCCATATCAAACAGGCCACCCTCACCGTCCATCCGGACAACACAACGATCTTCGACGAGATCATCGCGGGCCGCGCCGATGTGATGATGACGGACGCCAGCGAGACCCGCTACCAGTCCGCGATCCACCCGGAGCTGTGCGCGGTCCACCCCGACGAGCCGTTCTCCTTCTCCGAGAAGGCGTACGTACTGCCGCGCGGCGACGCCCAGTTCAAGGAGTACGTCGATCAGTGGGTCCATCTGGCCACCCACGACGGTACGTACAAGAAGTACGAGGATGAGTGGATGAAGCGATGA
- a CDS encoding GntR family transcriptional regulator: MEEEDASGGAEALQLSVDRSSPVPLYFQLSQQLEAAIEQGRLAPGSLLGNEIELAGRLGLSRPTVRQAISSLVDKGLLVRRRGVGTQVVHSQVKRPLELSSLYDDLEAAGQRPATQVLRNTTEPATAQVAAALGVAEGEEVVLIERLRLAHGEPMAHLRNHLPVGLLKLDSAELEDTGLYRLMRAAGITLHSARQAVGARAATAEEGEQLGEPEGAPLLTMERTTFDDTGRAVEFGSHTYRASRYAFEFQLLVRP; this comes from the coding sequence ATGGAGGAAGAAGACGCTTCGGGCGGGGCGGAGGCGCTCCAGCTCAGCGTCGATCGCAGCAGTCCGGTCCCGCTGTACTTCCAGCTGTCCCAGCAGCTCGAGGCGGCGATCGAGCAGGGGCGGCTGGCGCCCGGGAGCCTGCTGGGCAACGAGATCGAGCTGGCCGGTCGGCTCGGGCTGTCCCGCCCCACCGTCCGGCAGGCCATCTCGTCGCTGGTCGACAAGGGGCTGCTGGTGCGCCGCCGGGGCGTGGGCACCCAGGTCGTGCACAGCCAGGTCAAGCGCCCGCTGGAGCTGAGCAGCCTCTACGACGACCTGGAGGCGGCCGGTCAGCGCCCCGCCACCCAGGTGCTGCGGAACACCACCGAGCCCGCGACCGCCCAGGTCGCCGCCGCCCTCGGCGTCGCCGAGGGCGAAGAGGTGGTGCTGATCGAGCGGCTGCGGCTGGCGCACGGCGAGCCCATGGCCCATCTGCGCAACCACCTCCCGGTGGGCCTGCTCAAGCTGGACAGCGCCGAGCTGGAGGACACCGGGCTCTACCGGCTGATGCGCGCGGCCGGGATCACCCTGCACAGCGCCCGCCAGGCGGTCGGCGCCCGCGCGGCCACCGCCGAGGAGGGGGAGCAGCTCGGGGAGCCGGAAGGCGCGCCGCTGCTGACCATGGAGCGCACGACCTTCGACGACACCGGCCGGGCCGTGGAGTTCGGCTCCCACACCTACCGGGCCTCGCGCTACGCCTTCGAGTTCCAGCTGCTCGTACGCCCCTGA
- a CDS encoding ABC transporter permease produces MSAVAPPAEETLESRPVRGSLPRRLVGRPELGAVVGAVAVFVFFSVVADAFLQWSSFSTVLYASSTIGIMAVPVALLMIGGEFDLSTGVLVTSSALISSMFSYQMTANVWVGVGVSLLATLAIGFFNGYLLVRTNLPSFIITLGTFLILQGCNLGFTKLISDTVSTKSISDMEGFPSARKVFASHLTIGDVEVQITVLWWFALIALATWILLRTRAGNWIFAVGGAKEAARAVGVPVERTKIGLYLGVALAAWISGQHLLFTYDVVQSGEGVGNELLYIIAAVIGGCLLTGGYGSAVGAAVGAFIFGMTNKGIVYAQWGADWFKFFLGAMLLLATLLNWWVRKRAEESK; encoded by the coding sequence ATGAGCGCGGTGGCACCGCCCGCCGAGGAGACGCTCGAGAGCCGGCCGGTGCGCGGCTCGCTGCCGCGCCGGCTGGTGGGCCGGCCGGAGCTGGGCGCGGTCGTCGGCGCCGTCGCCGTCTTCGTCTTCTTCTCGGTCGTCGCCGACGCCTTCCTCCAGTGGTCCAGCTTCAGCACCGTGCTGTACGCCTCCTCGACCATCGGGATCATGGCGGTGCCGGTGGCGCTGCTGATGATCGGCGGGGAGTTCGACCTCTCGACCGGGGTCCTGGTGACCAGCTCGGCGCTGATCTCCTCGATGTTCTCGTACCAGATGACGGCGAACGTGTGGGTCGGGGTCGGGGTGTCCCTGCTGGCCACCCTCGCGATCGGCTTCTTCAACGGCTATCTGCTGGTCCGCACCAATCTGCCGAGTTTCATCATCACCCTCGGCACCTTCCTGATCCTCCAGGGCTGCAACCTCGGCTTCACCAAGCTGATCAGCGACACCGTCTCCACCAAGAGCATCTCCGACATGGAGGGCTTCCCCTCCGCCCGTAAGGTCTTCGCCTCGCATCTGACCATCGGGGATGTCGAGGTGCAGATCACCGTCCTGTGGTGGTTCGCCCTGATCGCGCTCGCCACCTGGATCCTGCTGCGCACCCGCGCCGGGAACTGGATCTTCGCGGTGGGCGGCGCCAAGGAGGCGGCCCGCGCGGTCGGCGTCCCCGTGGAGCGCACCAAGATCGGCCTCTATCTGGGCGTCGCGCTGGCCGCCTGGATCTCCGGCCAGCATCTGCTGTTCACCTACGACGTGGTCCAGTCCGGCGAGGGCGTGGGCAATGAGCTGCTCTACATCATCGCGGCCGTCATCGGCGGCTGTCTGCTGACCGGCGGCTACGGTTCGGCGGTCGGCGCGGCCGTCGGCGCGTTCATCTTCGGCATGACCAACAAGGGCATCGTCTACGCGCAGTGGGGCGCCGACTGGTTCAAGTTCTTCCTCGGGGCGATGCTGCTGCTCGCCACGCTGCTCAACTGGTGGGTCCGCAAGCGGGCGGAGGAGAGCAAATGA
- a CDS encoding HAAS signaling domain-containing protein, with product MSSPLSHPLVRTFLSSVERQTAALPAAWREELLEDLREEIAAALADDLGEDPAGDGDSAIGAERVRQVLDWIGTPEEIAADALAEESGSLPPEPEDAGATWVTLGLAVLPVPLCLVPGVGIPLGLVAALGALVRLWRSAPWARREKRQATLFVLSPLVTVPVLAVALSLAFDGISAPSFVASLLIALTLPVVGAIRLARSAARLREQAGA from the coding sequence ATGAGCAGTCCCCTCAGCCACCCCCTCGTGCGGACCTTTCTGTCCTCGGTCGAGCGGCAGACCGCGGCGCTTCCCGCCGCGTGGCGGGAGGAGTTGCTCGAGGACCTGCGCGAGGAGATCGCGGCGGCGCTCGCCGACGACCTCGGCGAGGATCCCGCCGGGGACGGCGATTCCGCGATCGGAGCTGAGCGGGTGCGACAGGTGCTCGACTGGATCGGCACCCCGGAGGAGATCGCGGCGGACGCGCTGGCCGAGGAGTCCGGCAGCCTCCCGCCCGAGCCGGAGGACGCCGGTGCCACCTGGGTGACGCTCGGCCTCGCCGTGCTGCCCGTACCGCTGTGCCTGGTCCCGGGCGTGGGCATACCCCTGGGGCTGGTCGCCGCCCTCGGCGCGCTCGTCCGGCTGTGGCGGTCCGCGCCCTGGGCGCGGCGCGAGAAGCGGCAGGCCACGCTGTTCGTCCTGTCGCCCCTGGTGACGGTGCCGGTCCTGGCGGTGGCGCTCTCCCTGGCGTTCGACGGGATCAGCGCCCCCTCGTTCGTGGCCTCCCTGCTGATAGCGCTCACCCTGCCCGTGGTCGGCGCCATACGGCTGGCCCGGTCCGCCGCCCGGCTGCGCGAGCAGGCGGGCGCGTGA
- the pcaDC gene encoding bifunctional 3-oxoadipate enol-lactonase/4-carboxymuconolactone decarboxylase PcaDC — protein sequence MSETKTLQYRTDGPEDGPVLVLGPSLGTTWHMWDRQIPELSRHWRVLRFDLPGHGGAPAHPATSVAEFAARLLATLDQLGVERFGYAGCSIGGAIGAELALRHPHRVGSLALVSASPRFGTADSFRQRGVVVRTNGLDPIARATPERWFTPGFAAAQPAIVEWAVQMVRTTDPGCYIAACEALAAFDIRAELSRIGVPTLVVAGADDQVTPAADARVLVAGIADARLALVPGASHLTPVEQPMAVTDLLVRHFSSSWQSPDHPTGMTAIPAPPPKPVLSTVPPGAEVVGFGHNVPEPLLDARADAYDQGIKVRREVLGDAHVDRAQSLADEFTGDFQDFITRYAWGEVWTRPGIDRRIRSVVTLTALAARGHLDELAFHTRAALRNGLTPTEIKEVLLHTGVYCGVPTANSAFAVAQRIIREETSPEG from the coding sequence GTGAGCGAGACGAAGACACTTCAGTACCGGACCGACGGCCCCGAGGACGGGCCCGTGCTCGTCCTCGGACCGTCGCTGGGCACCACCTGGCACATGTGGGACCGCCAGATACCCGAGCTCTCCCGCCACTGGCGCGTCCTCCGCTTCGACCTCCCCGGCCACGGCGGCGCCCCCGCCCACCCGGCCACCTCCGTGGCCGAGTTCGCCGCCCGGCTGCTGGCCACCCTCGACCAGCTCGGCGTCGAGCGCTTCGGCTACGCGGGCTGCTCGATCGGCGGGGCCATCGGCGCCGAACTGGCACTGCGACATCCCCATAGAGTGGGCTCACTCGCCCTCGTCTCCGCCTCCCCGCGCTTCGGCACCGCCGACTCCTTCCGGCAGCGCGGCGTCGTGGTCCGCACCAACGGCCTCGACCCGATCGCCCGCGCCACCCCCGAGCGCTGGTTCACCCCCGGCTTCGCCGCCGCCCAGCCCGCCATCGTCGAGTGGGCCGTCCAGATGGTCCGCACCACCGACCCCGGCTGCTACATAGCCGCCTGCGAGGCCCTCGCCGCCTTCGACATCCGTGCCGAGCTCAGCCGGATCGGCGTCCCCACCCTCGTGGTGGCCGGCGCCGACGACCAGGTCACCCCGGCCGCCGACGCCCGCGTCCTGGTCGCCGGGATCGCCGACGCACGGCTCGCGCTGGTCCCCGGCGCCTCCCATCTCACCCCCGTCGAGCAGCCGATGGCCGTCACCGATCTGCTGGTGCGCCACTTCTCCAGCTCCTGGCAGAGCCCGGACCACCCGACCGGGATGACCGCGATCCCCGCGCCCCCGCCCAAGCCCGTGCTCTCGACGGTGCCGCCCGGCGCCGAGGTCGTCGGTTTCGGCCACAACGTGCCCGAACCGCTGCTGGACGCCCGAGCCGACGCGTACGACCAGGGCATCAAGGTGCGCCGCGAGGTGCTCGGCGACGCCCATGTGGACCGGGCGCAGTCCCTGGCCGACGAGTTCACCGGCGACTTCCAGGACTTCATCACCCGCTATGCCTGGGGCGAGGTGTGGACCCGGCCCGGCATCGACCGGCGGATCCGCAGCGTGGTCACCCTCACCGCCCTCGCCGCCCGCGGCCACCTCGACGAACTCGCTTTCCACACCCGGGCCGCGCTGCGCAACGGGCTCACCCCCACCGAGATCAAGGAGGTGCTGCTGCACACCGGCGTCTACTGCGGGGTGCCGACGGCGAACTCCGCCTTCGCCGTGGCCCAGCGGATCATCCGCGAGGAGACGAGCCCGGAGGGCTGA
- a CDS encoding sugar kinase gives MVAKGPEVVTCGEAMLLLLAEPGVPLDRAVHFRRSVAGAESNVAVGLARLGHGVRWLGRVGADPAGEAVLRELRADCVDVAHAIVDDHAPTGLLMRDSHAYRAIDVQYYRMGSAASRLTPEQIRPEALEGTQLLHLSGITPMLSPTAAAASRRLVELARAAGAKVSFDPNVRHKLGGAAQWAQTAGPLLRDADIVLAGEEELELLTAQPADEAARELLRGGADEVVIKRADHSSTVLTAGGGWDQSPHAVPVVDPIGAGDGFAAGYLSARLRGLHEDQALAEAACVAALVVQAATDTDGLPTAAARDRALAELSKGGDAVYR, from the coding sequence ATGGTGGCGAAGGGGCCGGAAGTGGTCACGTGTGGGGAGGCGATGCTCCTCCTGCTGGCCGAGCCCGGGGTTCCGCTGGACCGGGCTGTGCATTTCCGCAGGTCGGTGGCGGGAGCCGAATCCAATGTGGCCGTGGGCCTCGCCCGGCTCGGCCACGGTGTGCGCTGGCTCGGCCGGGTCGGCGCCGACCCCGCGGGGGAGGCGGTGCTGCGCGAGCTGCGCGCCGACTGCGTGGACGTCGCCCACGCGATCGTGGACGACCACGCCCCCACCGGGCTGCTGATGCGGGACAGCCACGCGTACCGCGCCATCGATGTGCAGTACTACCGCATGGGCTCGGCCGCCTCCCGGCTGACGCCCGAGCAGATACGCCCCGAGGCGCTCGAAGGCACCCAACTGCTGCATCTGTCCGGCATCACGCCCATGCTCTCGCCGACCGCGGCGGCCGCCAGCCGCCGCCTGGTGGAGCTGGCCCGTGCGGCCGGGGCCAAGGTGTCCTTCGATCCGAACGTACGGCACAAGCTGGGCGGCGCGGCGCAGTGGGCCCAGACGGCGGGCCCGTTGCTGCGCGACGCCGACATCGTCCTCGCGGGGGAGGAGGAGTTGGAGCTGCTCACCGCCCAACCCGCCGACGAGGCCGCGCGGGAGCTGCTGCGCGGCGGGGCCGACGAGGTCGTGATCAAGCGCGCCGACCACTCCTCGACCGTCCTCACCGCGGGCGGCGGCTGGGATCAGTCGCCCCACGCGGTGCCGGTCGTCGACCCGATCGGCGCCGGTGACGGCTTCGCGGCCGGCTATCTGTCGGCGCGGCTGCGCGGGCTGCACGAGGACCAGGCGCTCGCCGAGGCGGCGTGCGTGGCCGCCCTGGTCGTCCAGGCCGCCACCGATACGGACGGGCTGCCCACCGCCGCCGCGCGGGACCGGGCGCTCGCCGAGCTGTCCAAGGGCGGGGACGCGGTGTACCGCTGA
- a CDS encoding ATP-binding cassette domain-containing protein, which produces MSASQASKASQTSPAPRAALVALSDISKYYGNVKALEGVSLEVHAGEITCVLGDNGAGKSTLIKIVAGLHQHDGGTLAIEGEETRLGSPREALDRGIATVYQDLAVVPLMPVWRNFFLGSEIHKGRGPLRRLDVEAMRTTTHRELLRMGIDLRDVDQPIGTLSGGQRQCVAIARAVHFGAKVLILDEPTAALGVKQSGVVLKYVAAARDAGLGVVLITHNPHHAYLVGDRFVLLKRGAMAGSHAKDEIALEELTRQMAGGSELEQLSHELARTPAPDLSGGVAKG; this is translated from the coding sequence ATGAGTGCGTCCCAGGCATCCAAGGCATCTCAGACATCTCCGGCGCCCCGGGCGGCCCTGGTCGCGCTGAGCGACATCAGTAAGTACTACGGCAACGTCAAGGCCCTGGAGGGCGTCTCCCTCGAGGTGCACGCCGGGGAGATCACCTGCGTCCTCGGGGACAACGGCGCGGGCAAGTCCACCCTCATCAAGATCGTCGCGGGGCTGCACCAGCACGACGGCGGCACCCTCGCCATCGAGGGGGAGGAGACCCGGCTGGGCTCCCCGCGCGAGGCCCTCGACCGCGGGATCGCCACGGTCTACCAGGACCTCGCCGTGGTCCCGCTGATGCCGGTGTGGCGGAACTTCTTCCTGGGCTCGGAGATCCACAAGGGCCGCGGACCGCTCCGCCGCCTCGACGTGGAGGCGATGCGCACCACGACCCACCGCGAACTGCTGCGCATGGGCATCGATCTGCGCGATGTCGACCAGCCCATCGGCACCCTCTCCGGCGGCCAGCGCCAGTGCGTGGCCATCGCCCGCGCCGTCCACTTCGGCGCGAAGGTGCTCATCCTGGACGAGCCCACGGCGGCGCTGGGCGTCAAGCAGTCCGGCGTCGTGCTCAAGTACGTCGCGGCCGCCCGGGACGCGGGCCTCGGCGTGGTCCTCATCACCCACAACCCGCACCACGCCTATCTCGTCGGCGACCGCTTCGTGCTGCTCAAGCGCGGCGCCATGGCGGGCAGCCACGCCAAGGACGAGATCGCCCTGGAGGAGCTCACCCGGCAGATGGCGGGCGGCAGCGAGCTGGAGCAGCTCAGCCATGAGCTGGCCCGCACCCCCGCCCCCGACCTGTCGGGAGGGGTCGCCAAGGGCTGA
- a CDS encoding sugar ABC transporter substrate-binding protein, with protein sequence MTAAVLAAVLGTALAGCSDTGGKRAEERAAREAAAGGRAAVNTPKWTFAMVTHSGDGDTFWDIVQSGAKQAAVKDNIKFLYAHNEEGKEQAQLVQSYIDQKVDGLIVTLAKPDAMKSVVKKAHKAGIPVITVNSGAEVSKAFGALTHVGQDETIAGEAVGDELNKRGQKKALCVLHEQGNVGLEQRCDGAAKTFDGKMEKIYVEGTNMPDVQSSIEAKLQSDKGIDTVLTLGAPFADTAAKAADQAGSKAEIDTFDLNAKVAAALQDDTLGFAVDQQPYLQGYEAVDLLWLNRYNADVLGGGKPVLTGPQIITKDDAAELASYTKRGTR encoded by the coding sequence ATGACCGCCGCCGTGCTGGCGGCGGTGCTGGGTACGGCGTTGGCGGGGTGCAGCGATACGGGCGGCAAGCGGGCCGAGGAGCGGGCCGCCCGGGAGGCGGCCGCCGGGGGACGGGCGGCTGTCAACACCCCGAAGTGGACCTTCGCGATGGTCACCCACTCCGGAGACGGGGACACCTTCTGGGACATCGTCCAGAGCGGCGCCAAGCAGGCCGCGGTCAAGGACAACATCAAGTTCCTCTACGCCCACAACGAGGAGGGCAAGGAGCAGGCCCAGCTGGTCCAGTCCTACATCGACCAGAAGGTCGACGGCCTGATCGTCACCCTCGCCAAGCCCGACGCCATGAAGTCCGTGGTGAAGAAGGCCCACAAGGCCGGGATACCGGTGATCACCGTCAACTCCGGCGCCGAGGTGTCCAAGGCGTTCGGCGCGCTCACCCACGTCGGCCAGGACGAGACCATCGCGGGCGAGGCCGTCGGCGACGAGCTCAACAAGCGGGGCCAGAAGAAGGCTCTGTGCGTCCTCCACGAGCAGGGCAACGTCGGCCTCGAGCAGCGCTGCGACGGCGCGGCCAAGACCTTCGACGGCAAGATGGAGAAGATCTACGTCGAGGGCACCAACATGCCCGATGTGCAGTCCTCGATCGAGGCCAAGCTCCAGTCGGACAAGGGCATCGACACCGTGCTGACCCTGGGCGCGCCCTTCGCGGACACCGCCGCCAAGGCCGCCGACCAGGCGGGCAGCAAGGCCGAGATCGACACCTTCGACCTCAACGCCAAGGTCGCCGCCGCGCTCCAGGACGACACGCTCGGCTTCGCCGTGGACCAGCAGCCGTATCTCCAGGGCTATGAGGCCGTGGATCTGCTGTGGCTCAACCGCTACAACGCCGATGTGCTCGGTGGCGGCAAGCCGGTGCTCACCGGTCCGCAGATCATCACCAAGGACGACGCCGCCGAGCTCGCCTCGTACACGAAGCGGGGGACCCGATGA
- a CDS encoding MBL fold metallo-hydrolase, with translation MKLTKKGHACVRIEKDGQTLVIDPGAFSEADAAVGADAILVTHEHLDHFDEERLRTALDANPAAQIWTLHSVAHHISAAFPGRVNTIGEGDSFNAAGFDIEVHGQLHAIIHPDIPRITNVGYLLDGTLFHPGDALTVPAGHRVETLMLPVHAPWNKFAEILDYVRAVGPRRAIDIHDALLSDVAHTVYGRMLGPEGPGTEGAEHLRLTPGESLTL, from the coding sequence ATGAAGCTCACCAAGAAGGGCCATGCCTGCGTCCGGATCGAGAAGGACGGGCAGACGCTCGTCATCGACCCCGGAGCCTTCAGCGAAGCCGACGCCGCGGTCGGGGCGGACGCGATCCTGGTCACCCACGAGCACCTCGACCACTTCGACGAGGAGCGGCTGCGCACGGCGCTCGACGCCAACCCCGCCGCCCAGATCTGGACGCTCCACAGCGTCGCCCACCACATCTCGGCGGCGTTCCCCGGGCGGGTGAACACCATCGGGGAGGGCGACAGCTTCAACGCGGCGGGCTTCGACATCGAGGTCCACGGCCAGCTGCACGCCATCATCCACCCCGATATCCCCCGGATCACCAATGTGGGCTATCTGCTGGACGGCACGCTCTTCCACCCCGGCGACGCCCTCACCGTGCCCGCCGGGCACCGGGTGGAGACCCTGATGCTGCCGGTGCACGCCCCCTGGAACAAGTTCGCCGAGATCCTCGACTACGTCCGCGCGGTCGGCCCGCGCCGGGCCATCGACATCCACGACGCCCTGCTGTCCGACGTCGCGCACACGGTCTACGGCCGGATGCTCGGCCCCGAGGGTCCCGGCACGGAAGGCGCCGAGCACCTGCGGCTGACCCCGGGCGAATCCCTCACCCTCTGA